In the Kitasatospora terrestris genome, one interval contains:
- a CDS encoding CoA ester lyase, whose translation MTVNRLRPRRSCLAVPGSNPRFLEKAQGLPADQVFLDLEDACAPLVKESARHNIVDALNNGDWGGKTRVVRVNDWTTHWTYRDVITVVEGAGPNLDCIMLPKVQDAQQVKALDLLLTQIEKTMGFEVGKIGIEAQIENAKGLINVDAIAEASPRLETIIFGPADFMASINMKSLVVGEQPPGYDADAYHYILMRILMAARANDLQAIDGPYLQIRNAEGYKAVARRAAALGFDGKWVLHPDQVAAANEIFSPSQEDYDHAELILDAYDYCTSEAGGAKGSAMLGDEMIDEASRKMALVVAGKGRAAGMERTSKFEIPEA comes from the coding sequence ATGACCGTCAACCGCCTGCGGCCCCGCCGTTCCTGCCTCGCCGTACCGGGCAGCAACCCCCGCTTCCTGGAGAAGGCCCAGGGCCTGCCCGCCGACCAGGTCTTCCTCGACCTGGAGGACGCCTGCGCCCCGCTGGTCAAGGAGAGCGCCCGCCACAACATCGTGGACGCGCTGAACAACGGCGACTGGGGCGGCAAGACCCGCGTCGTCCGGGTCAACGACTGGACCACCCACTGGACCTACCGCGACGTGATCACCGTCGTCGAGGGCGCCGGCCCGAACCTCGACTGCATCATGCTGCCGAAGGTCCAGGACGCCCAGCAGGTCAAGGCGCTGGACCTGCTGCTCACCCAGATCGAGAAGACCATGGGCTTCGAGGTCGGCAAGATCGGCATCGAGGCGCAGATCGAGAACGCCAAGGGCCTGATCAACGTCGACGCGATCGCCGAGGCCTCGCCCCGGCTGGAGACCATCATCTTCGGCCCGGCCGACTTCATGGCCTCGATCAACATGAAGTCCCTGGTGGTCGGCGAGCAGCCGCCCGGCTACGACGCCGACGCCTACCACTACATCCTGATGCGCATCCTGATGGCCGCCCGCGCCAACGACCTGCAGGCGATCGACGGCCCGTACCTGCAGATCCGCAACGCCGAGGGCTACAAGGCGGTCGCCCGCCGCGCCGCCGCGCTCGGCTTCGACGGCAAGTGGGTGCTGCACCCGGACCAGGTCGCCGCCGCGAACGAGATCTTCTCGCCCTCGCAGGAGGACTACGACCACGCCGAGCTGATCCTCGACGCGTACGACTACTGCACCTCCGAGGCGGGCGGCGCCAAGGGCTCCGCGATGCTCGGCGACGAGATGATCGACGAGGCCAGCCGCAAGATGGCCCTGGTCGTCGCCGGCAAGGGCCGGGCCGCCGGCATGGAGCGCACCAGCAAGTTCGAGATCCCGGAGGCGTGA
- a CDS encoding acyl-CoA dehydrogenase family protein: MGRLAQTDGLTEIQRDILATVRDFVDKEIIPVATELEHKDEYPTAIVEGMKQLGLFGLTIPEEFGGLGESLLTYALVVEEIARGWMSVSGIVNTHFIVAHMINAHGTQEQKDYFLPKMAAGELRGAFSMSEPALGSDVSAISTKGVKDGDFYVLNGQKMWLTNGGTSSVVAVLCKTDEGGNSPYKNMTTFLIEKTPGFGPNETVPGLTVPGKIEKMGYKGVDTTELVLQDVRVPADRILGGVPGKGFYQMMDGVEVGRVNVAARGCGVARRAFELGIAYAQQRTTFGKKIAEHQAIQFKLAEMATKVEAAHQMMVMAARKKDGGERNDLEAGMAKYLASEYCKEVVEDSFRIHGGYGFSKEYEIERLYREAPMLLIGEGTAEIQKMIVGRRLLEEYRLAE; encoded by the coding sequence ATGGGACGCCTCGCACAGACCGACGGCCTGACCGAGATCCAGCGGGACATCCTCGCCACCGTGCGGGACTTCGTCGACAAGGAGATCATCCCGGTCGCGACCGAGCTGGAGCACAAGGACGAGTACCCGACCGCCATCGTCGAGGGCATGAAGCAGCTCGGCCTGTTCGGTCTGACCATTCCCGAGGAGTTCGGCGGCCTGGGCGAGTCCCTGCTGACCTACGCCCTGGTGGTCGAGGAGATCGCCCGCGGCTGGATGTCGGTCTCCGGCATCGTCAACACCCACTTCATCGTGGCGCACATGATCAACGCGCACGGCACCCAGGAGCAGAAGGACTACTTCCTGCCGAAGATGGCCGCCGGCGAGCTGCGCGGCGCCTTCTCGATGTCCGAGCCGGCCCTCGGCTCCGACGTCTCGGCGATCTCCACCAAGGGCGTCAAGGACGGCGACTTCTACGTCCTCAACGGCCAGAAGATGTGGCTGACCAACGGCGGCACCTCCAGCGTGGTCGCGGTGCTCTGCAAGACCGACGAGGGCGGCAACTCCCCGTACAAGAACATGACCACCTTCCTGATCGAGAAGACCCCGGGCTTCGGGCCGAACGAGACCGTTCCCGGCCTGACCGTGCCCGGCAAGATCGAGAAGATGGGCTACAAGGGCGTCGACACCACCGAGCTGGTGCTGCAGGACGTCCGCGTCCCGGCCGACCGCATCCTCGGCGGCGTCCCGGGCAAGGGCTTCTACCAGATGATGGACGGCGTCGAGGTCGGCCGCGTCAACGTCGCGGCCCGAGGCTGCGGCGTCGCCCGCCGCGCCTTCGAGCTGGGCATCGCCTACGCCCAGCAGCGCACCACCTTCGGCAAGAAGATCGCCGAGCACCAGGCGATCCAGTTCAAGCTCGCCGAGATGGCCACCAAGGTCGAGGCCGCCCACCAGATGATGGTGATGGCCGCCCGCAAGAAGGACGGCGGCGAGCGCAACGACCTCGAGGCCGGCATGGCCAAGTACCTCGCCTCCGAGTACTGCAAGGAGGTCGTCGAGGACTCCTTCCGGATCCACGGCGGCTACGGCTTCTCCAAGGAGTACGAGATCGAGCGCCTCTACCGCGAGGCCCCGATGCTGCTGATCGGTGAAGGTACGGCGGAGATCCAGAAGATGATCGTCGGACGCCGCCTGCTCGAGGAGTACAGGCTCGCCGAGTAA
- a CDS encoding protein meaA, whose translation MADRDRPWLMRTYAGHSTASDSNALYRRNLAKGQTGLSVAFDLPTQTGYDSDHVLARGEVGRVGVPVGHVGDMRTLFDGIPLEQTNTSMTINATAMWLLALYQVVAEEQGADIAKLTGTTQNDIVKEYLSRGTHVFPPGPSVRLITDMIAYTVGNIPKWNPINICSYHLQEAGATPVQEIAYSMCTAIAVLDAVRDSGQVPAERMGEVVARISFFVNAGVRFVEEMCKMRAFNLLWEKVTRERYGIEDAKQRRFRYGVQVNSLGLTEAQPENNVQRIVLEMLAVTLSKDARARAVQLPAWNEALGLPRPWDQQWSLRIQQVLAYESDLLEYGDIFNGSHVVEAKTRELLEGAEAEIAKVLEMGGVIPAVESGYLKSNLVASHAERRARIEAGQDKIVGVNCFDTTEESPLTANLDDAIMVVDPASERSVLASLEKWRGERDEAAAQQALEDLKRVAATDENLMAATLACARAGVTTGEWSFALRAVFGEYRAPTGVGGAPVAVASEPGGELAQVREAVAATAAELGCGKLRLLVGKPGLDGHSNGAEQIAVRARDAGFEVVYQGIRLTPEQIVSAAVAEDVHCVGLSILSGAHPELVPDVIQRLRRAGVEDVPVIVGGIIPAADAEALKAGGVAAVFTPKDFGITTIIGRIVDEIRLANRLQPWAATTTSATS comes from the coding sequence ATGGCCGACCGGGACCGCCCCTGGCTGATGCGCACGTACGCCGGGCACTCCACCGCGAGCGACTCCAACGCGCTCTACCGGCGGAACCTGGCGAAGGGTCAGACCGGCCTGTCGGTCGCCTTCGACCTGCCCACCCAGACCGGCTACGACTCGGACCACGTGCTGGCCCGGGGCGAGGTCGGCCGGGTCGGCGTCCCGGTCGGGCACGTCGGCGACATGCGCACCCTGTTCGACGGCATCCCGCTCGAACAGACCAACACCTCCATGACGATCAACGCCACCGCGATGTGGCTGCTGGCGCTCTACCAGGTGGTCGCCGAGGAGCAGGGCGCGGACATCGCCAAGCTCACCGGCACCACCCAGAACGACATCGTCAAGGAGTACCTCTCCCGCGGCACGCACGTCTTCCCGCCGGGGCCGTCCGTCCGGCTGATCACCGACATGATCGCCTACACGGTCGGCAACATCCCGAAGTGGAACCCGATCAACATCTGCAGCTACCACCTGCAGGAGGCCGGGGCCACCCCGGTCCAGGAGATCGCGTACTCGATGTGCACCGCGATCGCCGTCCTCGACGCCGTCCGCGACTCCGGCCAGGTGCCGGCCGAGCGGATGGGCGAGGTGGTCGCCCGCATCTCCTTCTTCGTGAACGCGGGCGTCCGCTTCGTCGAGGAGATGTGCAAGATGCGCGCCTTCAACCTGCTCTGGGAGAAGGTCACCCGCGAGCGGTACGGCATCGAGGACGCCAAGCAGCGGCGCTTCCGCTACGGCGTGCAGGTCAACTCGCTCGGCCTGACCGAGGCGCAGCCGGAGAACAACGTCCAGCGGATCGTGCTGGAGATGCTCGCCGTCACGCTGTCCAAGGACGCCCGCGCCCGCGCCGTCCAGCTGCCCGCGTGGAACGAGGCCCTCGGCCTGCCGCGCCCGTGGGACCAGCAGTGGTCGCTGCGCATCCAGCAGGTGCTGGCCTACGAGTCGGACCTGCTGGAGTACGGCGACATCTTCAACGGCTCGCACGTGGTCGAGGCCAAGACCCGGGAGCTGCTGGAGGGCGCCGAGGCGGAGATCGCCAAGGTGCTGGAGATGGGCGGGGTCATCCCGGCCGTCGAGTCCGGCTACCTCAAGTCCAACCTGGTCGCCTCGCACGCCGAGCGCCGGGCCCGGATCGAGGCCGGCCAGGACAAGATCGTCGGCGTCAACTGCTTCGACACCACCGAGGAGAGCCCGCTCACGGCCAACCTCGACGACGCGATCATGGTCGTCGACCCGGCCTCCGAGCGCTCGGTGCTCGCCTCGCTGGAGAAGTGGCGCGGCGAGCGCGACGAGGCCGCCGCCCAGCAGGCGCTGGAGGACCTCAAGCGGGTCGCCGCGACCGACGAGAACCTGATGGCCGCCACCCTGGCCTGTGCCCGGGCCGGCGTGACCACCGGCGAGTGGTCCTTCGCGCTGCGCGCGGTGTTCGGCGAGTACCGCGCCCCCACCGGGGTCGGCGGCGCGCCGGTCGCGGTGGCGTCCGAGCCGGGCGGCGAGCTGGCCCAGGTCCGCGAGGCGGTCGCCGCGACCGCCGCCGAGCTCGGGTGCGGCAAGCTGCGCCTGCTGGTCGGCAAGCCGGGCCTGGACGGCCACTCCAACGGCGCCGAGCAGATCGCCGTACGGGCCCGCGACGCCGGGTTCGAGGTGGTCTACCAGGGCATCAGGCTGACCCCCGAGCAGATCGTGTCCGCCGCCGTCGCGGAGGACGTGCACTGCGTGGGCCTGTCGATCCTCTCCGGCGCCCATCCGGAGCTTGTGCCGGACGTCATACAGCGCCTGCGCCGTGCCGGGGTGGAGGATGTGCCAGTGATCGTCGGAGGCATCATCCCCGCCGCGGACGCCGAGGCCCTCAAGGCCGGCGGGGTCGCCGCGGTCTTCACCCCGAAGGACTTCGGCATCACCACCATCATCGGCCGGATCGTGGACGAGATCCGGCTCGCCAACAGGCTCCAGCCTTGGGCCGCGACCACGACCAGCGCGACCAGCTGA
- a CDS encoding CDP-alcohol phosphatidyltransferase family protein, with the protein MTVTDPETLVGLGDEEETDLRRRRWARDRELRAPRSPQHLSTADFLTLGNAVCGFLAIYSITTGILMPHLTGESAAPVKHSAATAVTLLLIGAMCDLFDGLVARKLRSSALGAELDNLADLISFGIAPAYFVAVWGIVSPGSDQRLSALIALTVLLAVVLRLARFSAVKMRPGIFQGMPCPMGAMTVIAIVLLDPPFVPGLLMIFGVAYLMVSRIEYPKPQGLLATATLAWIVVSIGCLASWAAGLPGGDTLMHIGAVAQITLAAMAPLLVIRRKVGQKVGDVRAKRAASK; encoded by the coding sequence TTGACCGTGACTGATCCTGAGACCCTCGTCGGCCTGGGGGACGAGGAGGAGACCGACCTCCGCCGCCGCCGCTGGGCGCGCGACCGCGAGCTCCGTGCTCCCCGCTCGCCGCAGCACCTGTCCACCGCCGACTTCCTGACCCTGGGCAACGCCGTCTGCGGCTTCCTGGCGATCTACTCGATCACCACCGGGATCCTGATGCCGCACCTCACCGGCGAGTCCGCCGCCCCGGTCAAGCACAGCGCCGCCACCGCGGTGACGCTGCTGCTGATCGGCGCGATGTGCGACCTCTTCGACGGGCTGGTGGCGCGCAAGCTGCGCTCCTCCGCGCTCGGCGCCGAACTGGACAACCTCGCCGACCTGATCAGCTTCGGCATCGCGCCGGCGTACTTCGTCGCGGTCTGGGGCATCGTCTCCCCCGGCTCCGACCAGCGCCTGTCCGCGCTGATCGCGCTGACCGTGCTGCTCGCGGTGGTGCTGCGACTGGCCCGCTTCTCGGCGGTCAAGATGCGGCCGGGGATCTTCCAGGGCATGCCCTGCCCGATGGGCGCGATGACCGTGATCGCGATCGTGCTGCTCGACCCGCCGTTCGTGCCGGGTCTGCTGATGATCTTCGGCGTAGCGTACCTGATGGTCAGCCGCATCGAGTACCCGAAGCCGCAGGGCCTGCTGGCCACCGCCACGCTGGCCTGGATCGTCGTCTCGATCGGCTGCCTCGCCTCCTGGGCGGCGGGCCTGCCGGGCGGCGACACGCTGATGCACATCGGCGCCGTCGCGCAGATCACCCTGGCGGCCATGGCGCCGCTGCTGGTGATCCGCCGCAAGGTCGGCCAGAAGGTCGGCGACGTGCGGGCGAAGCGCGCCGCTTCGAAGTAA
- a CDS encoding 3-hydroxybutyryl-CoA dehydrogenase — MERPFPTVAVVGLGTMGAGIAVAVARSGRRVIGIEAGPDQAARALARIEEATARAVERERLTAEMRTALLALIQVGHDLGRAAEADLVIEEVPEQLELKREVFAELDRICPPETVLATGTTALSVTRIAAATARPERVLGVHFFNPVHSMKLVEVVRTVLTSPQAAEDVAEFARSLGKEPVAAGDRPGFIVNGLLFAYLNQAAAMFESRYATREDIDAAMRLGCGLPMGPLALLDLIGIDTARTVLEAMYEQSKDRLHAPAPILGQLVAAGLLGRKSGRGFYTYEAPGSSKVVAEAADGGRQRPAGREVRTVGVCGSGTMATGIVEVFAKAGYTVFLAARSQEKADAAKAQLAKSLERSVAKGRLSAEARDAALALVTPTGSYTDLAEVDLVVEAVAEDLGVKRELFAALDKIVRPGAVLATTTSSLPVISCATATSRPQDVIGMHFFNPAPAMKLVEVVSTVLTAEDVTSTVLELCAKVRKHPVECGDRAGFIVNSLLFPYLNDAVRMLQEHYATVDDIDTAMKLGCGYPMGPFELLDVVGLDVSLTIEQVLHQEFREPGLAAAPLLEHLVAAGCLGRKSGRGFRDHARR; from the coding sequence ATGGAGCGTCCCTTCCCCACCGTCGCCGTCGTCGGCCTCGGCACCATGGGTGCCGGGATCGCGGTCGCCGTGGCCCGCAGCGGCCGCCGGGTGATCGGCATCGAGGCCGGCCCGGACCAGGCGGCCCGCGCGCTGGCCCGGATCGAGGAGGCGACCGCCCGCGCCGTGGAGCGCGAGCGGCTGACCGCGGAGATGCGCACCGCGCTGCTGGCGCTGATCCAGGTCGGGCACGACCTGGGCCGGGCGGCCGAGGCCGACCTGGTGATCGAGGAGGTCCCGGAGCAGCTGGAGCTGAAGCGGGAGGTCTTCGCCGAGCTGGACCGGATCTGCCCGCCGGAGACGGTGCTGGCGACCGGTACCACCGCGCTCAGCGTGACCCGGATCGCCGCCGCGACGGCCCGCCCGGAGCGGGTGCTGGGCGTGCACTTCTTCAACCCGGTGCACAGCATGAAGCTGGTCGAGGTGGTCCGGACCGTCCTGACGTCGCCGCAGGCGGCCGAGGACGTCGCGGAGTTCGCGCGCAGCCTGGGCAAGGAGCCGGTGGCCGCGGGCGACCGGCCGGGCTTCATCGTCAACGGCCTGCTGTTCGCGTACCTGAACCAGGCGGCGGCGATGTTCGAGTCGCGGTACGCGACCCGGGAGGACATCGACGCGGCGATGCGGCTGGGCTGCGGCCTGCCGATGGGCCCGCTGGCGCTGCTGGACCTGATCGGCATCGACACCGCGCGCACCGTGCTGGAGGCGATGTACGAGCAGTCGAAGGACCGCCTGCACGCCCCGGCGCCGATCCTGGGCCAGCTGGTGGCGGCGGGCCTGCTGGGCCGCAAGTCCGGCCGGGGCTTCTACACGTACGAGGCGCCGGGCTCCTCCAAGGTGGTCGCCGAGGCGGCGGACGGCGGGCGGCAGCGGCCGGCCGGGCGCGAGGTGCGCACGGTGGGCGTCTGCGGCAGCGGCACGATGGCGACCGGCATCGTCGAGGTCTTCGCGAAGGCCGGGTACACGGTGTTCCTGGCGGCCCGCAGCCAGGAGAAGGCGGACGCCGCCAAGGCGCAGCTGGCGAAGTCGCTGGAGCGCTCGGTGGCCAAGGGCCGCCTGAGCGCCGAGGCCCGGGACGCGGCGCTGGCGCTGGTCACCCCGACCGGCAGCTACACCGACCTGGCCGAGGTCGACCTGGTGGTCGAGGCGGTGGCGGAGGACCTGGGCGTCAAGCGCGAGCTGTTCGCCGCCCTCGACAAGATCGTCCGTCCGGGCGCGGTGCTGGCCACCACGACGTCCAGCCTGCCGGTGATCAGCTGCGCGACCGCGACCTCGCGGCCGCAGGACGTGATCGGCATGCACTTCTTCAACCCGGCCCCGGCGATGAAGCTGGTGGAAGTGGTCTCCACGGTGCTGACCGCCGAGGACGTCACCTCGACCGTGCTGGAGCTGTGCGCCAAGGTGAGGAAGCACCCGGTGGAGTGCGGCGACCGGGCCGGCTTCATCGTCAACTCGCTGCTCTTCCCTTACCTGAACGACGCGGTGCGGATGCTGCAGGAGCACTACGCGACGGTGGACGACATCGACACCGCGATGAAGCTCGGCTGCGGCTACCCGATGGGCCCGTTCGAGCTGCTGGACGTGGTCGGCCTGGACGTGTCGCTGACCATCGAGCAGGTGCTGCACCAGGAGTTCCGCGAGCCGGGCCTGGCCGCCGCCCCGCTGCTGGAGCACCTGGTGGCGGCCGGCTGCCTGGGCCGCAAGAGCGGTCGCGGTTTCCGCGACCACGCACGGCGATGA
- a CDS encoding MaoC family dehydratase has translation MQFGRTYEEFEVGAVYKHWPGKTVTEYDDHLFCLLTMNHHPLHMDANYATTTVQGRNVVVGNYIYSLLLGMSVEDVSGKALANLEIESLRHIAPTFHGDTLYGETTVLDKNMTSKPDRGIVYVETKGYKQDGTVVCIFRRKVMVPTEQYLEERGGDQPGRPEPLA, from the coding sequence ATGCAGTTCGGACGCACCTACGAGGAGTTCGAGGTCGGGGCCGTCTACAAGCACTGGCCCGGGAAGACGGTCACCGAGTACGACGACCACCTCTTCTGCCTGCTCACCATGAACCACCACCCGCTGCACATGGACGCCAACTACGCGACCACCACCGTGCAGGGCCGGAACGTCGTGGTCGGCAACTACATCTACTCGCTGCTGCTCGGCATGTCCGTCGAGGACGTGTCCGGCAAGGCGCTCGCCAACCTGGAGATCGAGTCGCTGCGCCACATCGCGCCGACCTTCCACGGCGACACCCTCTACGGCGAGACCACGGTCCTCGACAAGAACATGACCTCGAAGCCGGACCGCGGCATCGTCTACGTCGAGACCAAGGGCTACAAGCAGGACGGCACGGTCGTCTGCATCTTCCGCCGCAAGGTGATGGTGCCGACCGAGCAGTACCTCGAGGAGCGCGGCGGCGACCAGCCCGGTCGCCCCGAGCCCCTCGCGTAA
- a CDS encoding phosphatidylserine decarboxylase, with protein MPLSPSPHTSAQGLGPDGRRPRVTIARGATPWFVPTLATAAVTTALTRRSGKWALAAVPACALSAGMLWFFRDPEREIGTGTVISPADGVVQSIDEWPDGRTRVAIFMSPLNVHVNRAPLAGTVTSVEHVAGGFVPAFNKDSDQNERVVWHFDTELGDIEMVQIAGAVARRIVPYVDAGTKVEQGERVGLIRFGSRVDIYLPAGVEVAVQVGQKTTAGVTRLDRD; from the coding sequence ATGCCCCTCAGCCCGTCCCCTCACACCTCCGCCCAGGGTCTCGGCCCCGACGGTCGGCGACCCCGCGTCACCATCGCGCGCGGCGCCACCCCGTGGTTCGTGCCCACGCTGGCCACCGCCGCCGTGACGACCGCCCTCACCCGGCGTTCCGGCAAGTGGGCGCTGGCGGCCGTTCCCGCCTGCGCGCTGAGCGCGGGCATGCTGTGGTTCTTCCGCGACCCGGAGCGTGAGATCGGCACCGGCACGGTGATCTCGCCGGCCGACGGTGTGGTCCAGTCCATCGACGAGTGGCCGGACGGCCGCACCCGCGTCGCCATCTTCATGAGCCCGCTCAACGTCCACGTCAACCGCGCGCCGCTGGCCGGCACCGTGACGTCCGTCGAGCACGTCGCCGGCGGCTTCGTCCCGGCGTTCAACAAGGACAGCGACCAGAACGAGCGGGTCGTCTGGCACTTCGACACCGAGCTCGGCGACATCGAGATGGTGCAGATCGCGGGGGCCGTGGCCCGTCGCATCGTGCCGTACGTGGACGCCGGTACCAAGGTCGAGCAGGGCGAGCGGGTCGGCCTGATCCGCTTCGGCTCGCGCGTCGACATCTACCTGCCGGCCGGCGTCGAGGTTGCCGTCCAGGTCGGCCAGAAGACCACAGCCGGGGTGACGCGCCTTGACCGTGACTGA
- a CDS encoding TetR family transcriptional regulator, producing the protein MDRQTSPSAQQPATSRPDQGRTAEAGAGSRRAAAQRQQMRQDLAAAAMELFATQGYEETTVDQIAAAAGVARRTFFRYFRSKEEAIFPDHDDTLVRVADLLASAEPEEHPLDVVCRGIKEVLRMYAETPGVSVARYQLIRQVPALREREIAVVARYERLFTRYLLGRFDAAEETPPGWQRGGDDDSMLAEVSAAAVVAAHNHVLRRWLRAGGHGDVEAQLDHSFDVIRGTFWPTPPSGARRRGTPVAPGAIGDAVSSEEVAAVSALSASPSGEVLITVARTDAPLELVVDSIKAALSGSQA; encoded by the coding sequence ATGGATCGCCAGACGTCACCCTCCGCGCAGCAGCCGGCCACCTCCCGCCCGGACCAGGGCCGGACGGCGGAGGCCGGAGCCGGCAGCCGGCGGGCCGCGGCGCAGCGGCAGCAGATGCGCCAGGACCTCGCGGCGGCGGCGATGGAGCTGTTCGCCACCCAGGGGTACGAGGAGACGACGGTCGATCAGATCGCGGCCGCCGCCGGGGTGGCCCGGCGGACCTTCTTCCGGTACTTCCGCTCGAAGGAGGAGGCGATCTTCCCGGACCACGACGACACCCTGGTCCGGGTGGCCGACCTGCTGGCCAGCGCCGAGCCGGAGGAGCACCCGCTGGACGTGGTGTGCCGGGGCATCAAGGAGGTGCTGCGGATGTACGCCGAGACGCCGGGCGTCTCGGTGGCCCGCTACCAGCTGATCCGCCAGGTGCCGGCGCTGCGCGAGCGGGAGATCGCGGTGGTGGCCCGCTACGAGCGGCTGTTCACCCGGTACCTGCTGGGCCGGTTCGACGCGGCGGAGGAGACCCCGCCGGGCTGGCAGCGCGGCGGGGACGACGACTCGATGCTGGCCGAGGTGTCGGCGGCGGCGGTGGTCGCGGCCCACAACCACGTGCTGCGGCGCTGGCTGCGGGCGGGCGGGCACGGGGACGTGGAGGCGCAGCTGGACCACTCCTTCGACGTGATCCGCGGGACCTTCTGGCCGACCCCGCCGAGCGGTGCGCGACGCCGCGGCACTCCTGTGGCACCCGGTGCCATTGGTGACGCTGTGTCGTCGGAGGAGGTCGCGGCGGTGAGCGCACTGAGTGCCAGCCCGAGTGGTGAGGTACTCATCACAGTCGCCCGGACGGACGCACCGCTGGAGCTGGTCGTGGACTCGATCAAGGCGGCGCTGAGCGGCTCACAGGCCTAG
- the ccrA gene encoding crotonyl-CoA carboxylase/reductase — MQEILDAIISNDATSADFANIALPESYRAVTLHKDEEQMFAGLDSRDKDPRKSLHLDEVALPELGPGEALVAVMASSVNYNTVWSSIFEPVSTFGFLERYGRLSPLTKRHDLPYHVLGSDLAGVVLRTGAGVNAWKPGDEVVAHCLSVELESPDGHNDTMMDPEQRIWGFETNFGGLAQIALVKTNQLLPKPKHLTWEEAASPGLVNSTAYRQLVSQNGAGMKQGDNVLIWGASGGLGSYATQYALAGGATPICVVSSESKAEICRAMGAEAIIDRSAEGYKFWKDENNQDPREWKRLGSKIREFTGGEDVDIVFEHPGRETFGASVYVTRKGGTIVTCASTSGYMHQYDNRYLWMSLKRIVGSHFANYREAFEANRLVAKGKIHPTLSKVYSLEETGQAALDVHHNKHQGKVGVLCLAPEEGMGVRDHELRAKHLPAINLFREVSERSDKQGRDI, encoded by the coding sequence ATGCAGGAAATTCTCGACGCGATCATCAGCAACGACGCCACGTCGGCTGACTTCGCCAACATCGCGCTGCCCGAGTCCTACCGGGCCGTGACGCTCCACAAGGACGAGGAGCAGATGTTCGCCGGCCTCGACAGCCGCGACAAGGACCCCCGCAAGTCGCTCCACCTGGACGAGGTGGCGCTGCCGGAGCTCGGCCCGGGCGAGGCCCTGGTCGCCGTGATGGCGAGCTCGGTCAACTACAACACCGTGTGGAGCTCGATCTTCGAGCCGGTCTCCACCTTCGGCTTCCTGGAGCGCTACGGCCGCCTGTCGCCGCTGACCAAGCGTCACGACCTGCCGTACCACGTCCTCGGCTCGGACCTCGCGGGCGTCGTCCTGCGCACCGGCGCCGGCGTCAACGCCTGGAAGCCGGGCGACGAGGTCGTCGCGCACTGCCTCTCGGTCGAGCTGGAGTCCCCGGACGGCCACAACGACACGATGATGGACCCGGAGCAGCGCATCTGGGGCTTCGAGACCAACTTCGGCGGCCTGGCCCAGATCGCCCTGGTGAAGACCAACCAGCTGCTGCCCAAGCCCAAGCACCTCACCTGGGAGGAGGCCGCCTCCCCGGGCCTGGTCAACTCCACCGCGTACCGCCAGCTGGTGTCGCAGAACGGCGCCGGCATGAAGCAGGGCGACAACGTGCTGATCTGGGGCGCCAGCGGCGGCCTCGGCTCGTACGCCACCCAGTACGCGCTGGCCGGCGGCGCCACCCCGATCTGCGTGGTCTCCAGCGAGTCCAAGGCCGAGATCTGCCGCGCCATGGGCGCCGAGGCGATCATCGACCGCTCCGCCGAGGGCTACAAGTTCTGGAAGGACGAGAACAACCAGGACCCGCGCGAGTGGAAGCGCCTGGGCTCCAAGATCCGCGAGTTCACCGGCGGCGAGGACGTGGACATCGTCTTCGAGCACCCGGGCCGCGAGACCTTCGGCGCCTCGGTGTACGTCACCCGCAAGGGCGGCACCATCGTCACCTGCGCCTCCACCTCCGGCTACATGCACCAGTACGACAACCGCTACCTGTGGATGTCGCTGAAGCGCATCGTCGGCTCGCACTTCGCCAACTACCGCGAGGCGTTCGAGGCCAACCGCCTGGTCGCCAAGGGCAAGATCCACCCGACCCTGTCCAAGGTCTACTCCCTGGAGGAGACCGGCCAGGCCGCCCTCGACGTGCACCACAACAAGCACCAGGGCAAGGTCGGCGTGCTCTGCCTGGCGCCCGAGGAGGGCATGGGCGTGCGCGACCACGAGCTGCGCGCCAAGCACCTGCCGGCGATCAACCTCTTCCGCGAGGTCAGCGAGCGGAGCGACAAGCAGGGTCGGGACATCTGA